A window of Chlorocebus sabaeus isolate Y175 chromosome 14, mChlSab1.0.hap1, whole genome shotgun sequence contains these coding sequences:
- the LOC103220396 gene encoding cysteine and histidine-rich domain-containing protein 1-like — protein sequence MEEQLFPFPGVGDDWAGGKSHYSSAAVHVPPDSGQRVQERLKATDRPHVAPQAADEIAVGGWSCGRPCLAPGAKKKKERKKRKKKTDEIKIGISCKNGGCSKTYRGLESLEEVCVYHSGVPIFHEGMKYWSCCRRKTSDFNTFLAQEGCTTGKHMWAKKDAGENVVPCRHDWHQTEGEVTISVYAKNSLPDLSRVEVHSTLLNVHIGFEGEKEFHQNVKLRDVTDVKRIYVTMTATKIEITIRKAEPMQWASLELPAVKKQQKQKDNTTAWAGHGRKAITYFMGGRLLHV from the exons ATGGAGGAGCAGCTCTTCCCTTTTCCCGGCGTAGGAGATGACTGGGCCGGTGGGAAATCCCATTATTCCTCGGCAGCTGTCCATGTCCCCCCTGACAGCGGTCAGCG GGTCCAGGAAAGGCTGAAAGCTACAGATAGGCCCCACGTTGCCCCGCAGGCTGCGGATGAAATCGCCGTCGGAGGCTGGTCCTGTGGCCGGCCCTGCCTGGCTCCTGGAGCAAA aaaaaaaaaagaaagaaagaaaagaaagaagaagactGATGAAATTAAGATTGGGATTTCATGTAAGAATGGAGGGTGTTCAAAGACATATCGGGGTCTAGAGAGTCTAGAAGAAGTCTGTGTGTATCATTCTGGAGTACCTATTTTCCACGAGGGGATGAAATACTGGAGCTGTTGTAGAAGAAAAACTTCTGATTTTAATACATTCTTAGCCCAAGAAGGCTGTACAACAGGGAAACACATGTGGGCTAAAAAGGATGCTGGGGAAAATGTTGTTCCATGTAGACATGACTGGCATCAGACTGAAGGTGAAGTTACCATTTCAGTATATGCTAAAAATTCACTTCCAGACCTTAGTCGAGTAGAAGTACATAGCACGTTGTTAAATGTGCACATTGGATTTGAAGGAGAGAAGGAATTTCATCAAAATGTGAAATTACGGGATGTGACTGATGTAAAGCGAATTTATGTAACTATGACTGCAACAAAGATTGAGATCACTATAAGAAAAGCTGAACCGATGCAGTGGGCAAGCCTTGAACTGCCTGCAGTCAaaaagcagcaaaaacaaaaagacaacacaACAGCTTGGGCGGGACATGGGAGGAAGGCTATTACGTATTTCATGGGAGGAAGGCTATTAc ATGTCTGA